Proteins encoded in a region of the Nicotiana tomentosiformis chromosome 9, ASM39032v3, whole genome shotgun sequence genome:
- the LOC104086924 gene encoding uncharacterized protein — protein sequence MQFVDRKKNRLSASSEVDKSMRREIPRVTLASIESLSVPLVQEVVFLADYRCTKCQQRVAEVMSKMNGETESVLVSVLEKKVTLTCNFSKESEGRVASICRNPFNRFTFVMRMFLSSCC from the exons ATGCAGTTTGTTGATCGGAAGAAGAATAGGTTGTCAGCAAGTAGTGAAGTAGATAAGTCGATGAGGAGAGAAATTCCTCGAGTTACTCTGGCTTCTATTGAATCCTTGTCTGTACCACTT GTGCAGGAAGTTGTGTTCTTGGCGGACTACCGGTGCACCAAGTGCCAGCAGAGGGTGGCCGAAGTGATGTCAAAGATGAATG GAGAAACGGAATCTGTATTGGTAAGTGTGCTGGAGAAAAAGGTTACTCTAACTTGCAACTTTTCAAAGGAGTCAGAGGGACGAGTAGCTTCAATCTGCCGGAATCCCTTCAACAGATTTACTTTCGTGATGCGGATGTTCCTCTCTTCTTGCTGCTGA